In one window of Kosmotoga arenicorallina S304 DNA:
- a CDS encoding LptF/LptG family permease — protein sequence MRILIKYIIKQSLGSFFIGLGGFILFVSLELLYQLSDLIVRYKVGIDKLFILIYFNLPYFIVLGIPVGVLLSIFWTLSRMRSDNELIALQTHGVTLKSIVIPFLIFSMMLCLVAYSFNDFIVPISNRKASEAIAKYVYKRPEVTLKENAFLEDGRGRYLYIKRIDPETGELQNLLLYDLSSGKTRVISAESASKESGRWIMHDGRVYETDSKGFLLFDMKFDSLELEFEQDINQYIRSSKSPREMTSSELRKKIDSFNKLGVDTSSLQVALQEKLSNSLAPFVIVLLGVPVSLFLNLKSRSWSVILTFVLVVIYQGSGAWLSAMGKENLFNPVLAPWIPNILFTVFGMVIFSLIDTRASYRLSEFLGRVFKISVIVLLISISTTLYAGNLKLSAGVVKGKANEVLLTNGVQLSYNSTKTNITVTASSASILLRGETPVSIAFWGNVRLSTGESEIFSDRAIVELDLGMVQALKAYTKTAIKIPGTGSSEAKSVSFYISGNYVEATAETTPTVAFRDSSFTTCDLKHPHYSFDVSFARLKPGEYLEVENLVMRILDFSVFYFPWYYFRLDDPERRPFQIDLSSIGEGKTTITLRYLKLNWLTLSFSWERNWRSSADFFNFKSNISTNLGSFTGLFQYSEDVLKGGYDLGAYILLKPKVDGTLNFGALYLEGSPSDALKDPFAQLVLGYKTVNKKQKTVTPFELQNEAKLYLGIFNYSSPSSGKVKSSFLGNYALYTETDESTQLWGINANLELPVNFQYTGRTFEASSKSSNISLELGRYSIEDELKYYLNSSAAMSMTELGFQDATFDLKELVFTISSSATAEGNVATSLLLPENMDEFQLDLSDYNFEWGYLSSSGDLFSTFNENSVEISTPISKNGIGTNRVTIESKDRKFILTGNYALRFDSTQENIAEKLFWIDPVKLEYSGLFDVKSDMSYSTFYDGSWHFKNKTTLSREIPFLNQKLGSLKYVMNLSPSYSLDFEATDTKTLIDSIFSGMPALSLENELNYSPSASFSAYVQYNPTINLKSGELKNPGKLGAELKSRMLNAEFETGVNFEALYSPDASFFETGELKTDGSISFGKLNIEHNEKTLFNSLIATETSFDFSAQYGAVSHETNTSYFWNERKLGTVKNTERINLEENDRKVDFTFEWQLSPESTKAEDNPFSIGLGLELTKSLEIGFNMEYPFIYKGKIWPDRISILFDKFKTKYFDIRGAKFDFLTADATFTSSYPFPDRYFTEKFGTGEGRFYILSVDSFTLNKLRIENFFLAAKKASLNGSWTIAAGANRLYLSDKRLVYGTGRVFQNYGLSAELKLDDDNSSFQLNINDLSLGNSLLRRLSLHIGAESFLEIGTGYNEIDWDTLYGKSRPLYLDLHCMAVEGILRINFSGTSFFDIVEMIGIKYYIKALSDRYLVLGLDNGNPYFKFKF from the coding sequence ATGAGAATTCTGATAAAGTATATCATCAAACAATCCTTGGGATCCTTTTTTATAGGGCTGGGAGGTTTTATACTCTTTGTCAGCCTTGAACTGCTCTATCAGCTATCCGATCTTATAGTTCGCTATAAAGTGGGAATAGATAAACTGTTCATTTTAATATATTTCAACCTGCCTTATTTTATAGTCCTGGGAATTCCTGTCGGGGTTCTTCTTTCTATTTTTTGGACACTTTCAAGAATGAGGTCTGATAACGAACTGATAGCGCTTCAAACTCATGGAGTTACCCTAAAAAGTATAGTGATTCCCTTTCTCATCTTTTCAATGATGCTTTGCCTGGTAGCTTACAGTTTCAACGATTTCATAGTTCCCATATCAAACCGAAAAGCTTCTGAGGCGATAGCCAAATACGTATACAAGAGACCCGAAGTTACATTGAAAGAGAATGCCTTTTTGGAGGATGGAAGAGGGAGATACCTTTACATAAAAAGGATAGACCCCGAAACCGGGGAACTTCAAAATCTCTTACTGTATGACCTTAGCAGCGGTAAAACCCGCGTAATAAGTGCAGAAAGCGCTTCAAAGGAATCCGGTAGATGGATTATGCACGATGGGCGGGTATATGAAACGGACTCAAAAGGCTTTTTGCTTTTCGATATGAAATTCGATTCCCTGGAACTTGAGTTTGAACAGGATATAAACCAATACATAAGGAGCTCAAAATCTCCAAGAGAAATGACAAGCTCTGAACTCAGGAAAAAAATTGACAGTTTTAACAAGCTTGGTGTTGATACGTCTTCACTACAAGTTGCCCTTCAAGAAAAATTATCGAATTCCCTTGCTCCTTTTGTTATCGTTCTCCTCGGTGTGCCTGTTTCGCTTTTTTTGAATTTGAAATCCAGATCCTGGTCAGTAATTCTCACCTTTGTTCTTGTGGTCATCTATCAGGGATCAGGCGCGTGGTTAAGTGCCATGGGAAAGGAAAATTTGTTCAACCCGGTTCTGGCTCCATGGATTCCGAATATACTCTTTACCGTTTTCGGGATGGTAATATTTTCACTTATCGATACCAGAGCATCTTACAGGCTCAGTGAATTTCTGGGAAGGGTTTTCAAGATCAGCGTTATCGTACTTTTGATAAGTATTTCAACTACGCTTTATGCAGGCAATTTAAAGCTCTCAGCTGGCGTGGTTAAGGGAAAAGCAAACGAAGTGCTGCTGACCAACGGAGTGCAGCTTTCCTATAATAGCACTAAAACAAATATTACGGTTACCGCATCAAGCGCTTCTATACTGTTAAGGGGAGAAACCCCTGTATCAATAGCGTTCTGGGGCAATGTTAGATTATCAACCGGCGAAAGCGAAATATTTTCTGATCGTGCAATTGTAGAACTTGATCTGGGAATGGTTCAGGCCCTTAAGGCTTACACCAAAACTGCGATTAAAATTCCGGGAACAGGTTCTAGCGAAGCCAAAAGCGTCAGCTTTTACATTTCAGGCAATTATGTGGAGGCTACTGCTGAGACTACACCAACCGTAGCCTTTCGGGATTCTTCCTTCACTACCTGCGACCTTAAACATCCCCATTATAGTTTCGATGTTAGTTTTGCAAGGCTTAAACCCGGAGAATATCTCGAAGTGGAAAATCTTGTGATGCGAATTCTCGATTTTTCCGTATTTTACTTCCCGTGGTATTATTTCCGTCTTGATGACCCGGAGAGAAGACCTTTTCAGATAGATCTCAGTTCTATCGGCGAAGGAAAAACAACGATTACCCTCAGGTATTTGAAGCTCAACTGGCTAACCCTTAGCTTTTCATGGGAAAGAAATTGGAGAAGCAGTGCGGATTTTTTTAATTTCAAAAGCAATATCTCGACTAATCTTGGAAGCTTCACCGGCCTTTTTCAATATAGTGAAGATGTTTTAAAGGGTGGTTATGATCTTGGCGCTTATATACTTTTGAAGCCAAAGGTAGATGGCACTTTGAACTTTGGGGCTTTGTATCTTGAAGGCAGTCCTTCTGACGCCTTGAAGGATCCCTTCGCTCAACTGGTATTGGGATACAAGACTGTTAATAAAAAGCAAAAGACGGTAACTCCCTTTGAGCTCCAAAATGAAGCAAAACTATATCTTGGAATTTTTAACTATTCATCCCCTTCGAGCGGGAAGGTAAAGAGCTCATTTCTCGGAAACTATGCACTATATACAGAAACAGATGAATCTACGCAATTGTGGGGAATCAATGCAAATCTGGAACTGCCAGTGAATTTTCAATATACTGGAAGAACTTTTGAGGCCTCAAGTAAGAGCAGTAATATCTCCCTGGAACTGGGAAGGTATTCCATCGAGGATGAACTTAAATACTATCTGAACAGCAGTGCTGCTATGTCTATGACTGAACTCGGATTTCAGGATGCAACCTTTGATTTGAAGGAACTTGTCTTTACGATATCATCAAGCGCAACTGCAGAGGGAAATGTGGCTACTTCTCTTCTATTGCCTGAAAACATGGATGAGTTTCAGCTTGATTTGAGCGATTATAACTTCGAATGGGGATATCTTTCCAGCAGTGGGGACCTGTTCAGCACTTTCAACGAAAATAGTGTTGAGATATCCACACCAATTTCAAAGAACGGAATAGGTACAAATAGGGTCACAATTGAAAGCAAAGATCGCAAATTCATACTTACCGGTAATTACGCACTGAGATTCGATAGCACACAGGAGAACATCGCAGAAAAACTCTTCTGGATTGATCCTGTTAAACTCGAATATTCCGGTTTGTTCGATGTAAAATCCGATATGAGTTATAGTACTTTCTATGATGGCAGCTGGCATTTCAAAAACAAGACCACCCTATCCAGGGAAATACCTTTTTTGAACCAAAAGCTTGGAAGCTTGAAATATGTAATGAACCTGAGCCCTTCATATTCACTTGATTTTGAGGCAACCGATACAAAGACACTTATAGATAGTATCTTTTCGGGAATGCCTGCCCTTTCACTTGAAAACGAATTGAATTATTCACCATCAGCTTCCTTCAGCGCTTATGTTCAGTATAACCCAACGATCAATTTGAAAAGCGGGGAGCTAAAAAACCCCGGGAAGTTAGGTGCTGAATTGAAATCAAGAATGCTCAACGCAGAGTTTGAAACCGGCGTGAACTTCGAAGCGCTCTATTCACCTGATGCTTCCTTTTTTGAAACAGGCGAGTTGAAAACAGATGGAAGTATTTCATTTGGAAAATTGAATATTGAGCACAACGAAAAAACTCTCTTTAATTCACTGATAGCAACTGAAACGAGTTTTGATTTTAGTGCTCAATACGGTGCTGTTTCCCATGAGACGAATACCAGTTACTTCTGGAACGAAAGGAAATTGGGCACAGTTAAAAATACCGAAAGAATAAACCTTGAAGAAAATGACCGCAAAGTAGATTTTACCTTTGAGTGGCAACTATCACCTGAATCTACAAAAGCTGAAGACAACCCTTTCAGCATAGGATTGGGTCTTGAGCTCACAAAATCGCTGGAAATTGGTTTTAACATGGAATATCCCTTTATTTACAAGGGCAAAATCTGGCCAGATAGAATTAGCATTCTTTTTGATAAATTCAAAACAAAATATTTTGATATAAGAGGGGCAAAGTTTGATTTTTTGACCGCTGATGCAACTTTTACATCATCATACCCTTTTCCAGACAGATATTTTACGGAGAAATTCGGTACCGGAGAAGGGCGCTTCTACATATTAAGTGTTGACAGCTTTACATTGAACAAGCTAAGAATTGAAAACTTTTTCCTCGCTGCAAAAAAGGCTTCCTTGAATGGGAGCTGGACAATAGCAGCAGGCGCTAATAGATTGTATCTCTCCGATAAGAGATTGGTTTATGGTACCGGAAGGGTTTTCCAGAATTACGGATTATCAGCAGAATTGAAGCTCGACGATGATAACAGCAGCTTTCAGCTTAACATCAACGATTTAAGCCTTGGAAATTCTCTTTTAAGAAGACTAAGCTTACATATAGGCGCTGAGAGCTTTCTTGAAATAGGTACCGGGTATAATGAAATTGACTGGGACACGTTATATGGAAAATCAAGGCCGCTGTATCTTGACCTGCATTGTATGGCTGTAGAAGGGATACTCAGGATTAATTTCTCTGGAACTTCCTTTTTTGACATAGTAGAAATGATAGGAATAAAGTACTATATAAAAGCATTGTCAGACAGATATCTGGTTCTCGGGCTGGATAATGGAAATCCATATTTTAAATTCAAGTTCTGA
- a CDS encoding phosphate signaling complex PhoU family protein, with amino-acid sequence MISKKGEEKLDELREELLKFGRYVQTLYSKSKVAFIERNEHHARDVLYSTSIIDTFQLNIERKVVIVGGTLILTGKNLRFVTMAAKLADEMMHIGKQCLMISKYSMELLKEPPIGFYNSMTKISTLVDEMINNSVKNINSLSIGIAEQMCSKFNKVYSLLESIEKEITETMVQNPAISPQGVKLINLLKIFGIIASASMSLTECSVFIETGEYYRCTGSEFFKIDS; translated from the coding sequence ATGATTTCCAAAAAAGGTGAAGAAAAACTGGATGAATTACGCGAAGAGCTGCTGAAGTTCGGGCGCTATGTTCAAACTCTTTATAGCAAATCCAAAGTGGCCTTCATCGAACGAAACGAACATCATGCGAGAGATGTGTTGTATTCTACATCTATCATAGACACCTTTCAGCTGAATATCGAAAGAAAAGTTGTGATTGTTGGTGGAACACTTATACTAACCGGAAAGAATTTAAGGTTTGTTACGATGGCAGCTAAACTGGCAGATGAGATGATGCACATAGGCAAACAATGCCTGATGATTTCGAAGTACTCGATGGAGCTATTAAAAGAACCTCCGATAGGCTTTTACAACAGTATGACCAAAATCTCAACCCTTGTCGACGAGATGATTAATAATTCAGTTAAAAACATAAATTCCTTATCAATAGGCATAGCAGAGCAAATGTGTTCAAAATTCAACAAAGTATACAGTTTGCTTGAAAGCATAGAGAAAGAAATAACAGAGACGATGGTTCAAAATCCAGCTATTTCTCCCCAGGGAGTAAAGCTAATAAACCTTTTAAAAATATTCGGGATAATTGCGTCAGCTTCCATGTCATTAACCGAATGCTCGGTATTTATCGAAACGGGAGAGTATTATAGATGCACTGGAAGTGAATTCTTTAAAATAGATAGTTAG
- a CDS encoding uracil-DNA glycosylase has product MTEYVRRKEIMIAISRKIEECTACPLSMERTNAVPGEGSLDSPVVFVGEGPGADEDASGRPFVGRAGQLLTKILESVNLSREDVYITNIVKCRPPKNRVPTYEEMKSCSPFLLSQLSVIKPKLIVALGATALSFFLENEKVAITKYRGQLFDWYPGTKVFAMFHPSYLLRNPSRTPGSPKYLTWEDIKKVRKMYDQALKGEEISI; this is encoded by the coding sequence ATGACAGAATACGTTAGGAGAAAAGAGATAATGATCGCCATATCCCGGAAAATTGAAGAATGCACCGCATGTCCTTTAAGCATGGAAAGGACAAATGCTGTTCCCGGTGAAGGCTCTCTGGATAGCCCGGTAGTTTTCGTTGGTGAAGGCCCGGGCGCAGATGAAGATGCAAGCGGAAGGCCCTTTGTTGGGAGAGCCGGGCAATTACTCACTAAGATCCTGGAATCGGTCAATCTTTCAAGGGAAGATGTTTATATTACAAATATCGTGAAATGCAGGCCGCCCAAAAACAGAGTGCCAACCTATGAAGAAATGAAGTCATGTTCTCCCTTTTTGCTTTCGCAGCTATCGGTTATCAAACCAAAGCTCATAGTTGCTCTTGGAGCGACAGCTCTTTCTTTCTTTTTGGAGAACGAAAAAGTGGCAATTACCAAATACCGCGGCCAGCTTTTTGACTGGTACCCCGGAACAAAGGTTTTTGCAATGTTTCACCCAAGCTACTTATTGAGGAATCCGTCAAGAACACCGGGCTCACCAAAATATCTTACATGGGAAGACATTAAGAAAGTCAGGAAGATGTATGACCAGGCACTGAAAGGAGAAGAAATTTCAATATGA
- a CDS encoding SDR family oxidoreductase: MADNILVTGGAGFIGSHVVNALIEKNIMPIVIDNLSSGKMENLDPRALFYQQDITDDEMMEKIFMVHKPKYVFHLAAQISVSRSVKDPIEDARINITGTLKLLELSVKYGVEKFIFSSTGGAIYGDDVSTIPTPETEFPKPISPYGIAKFSVENYLRFYNYQHGLKYAVLRYANVYGPRQDPHGEAGVVAIFSERMLKGEEVIIFGDGENIRDYVYVSDVAKANLLAMEKLENDVINICTGIGTSVNQLFEALRKATAYAKKPTYADPRPGDLRKSILSWEKAKRLMGWEPSVKLNDGLVKTVEFFRKKLGTT; the protein is encoded by the coding sequence GTGGCTGACAATATTCTGGTTACAGGCGGTGCGGGTTTTATAGGTTCGCACGTTGTAAATGCGCTGATAGAAAAAAATATCATGCCGATAGTAATTGACAACCTCTCTTCTGGTAAAATGGAAAACCTCGATCCAAGAGCGCTTTTTTACCAGCAGGATATCACTGACGATGAAATGATGGAAAAGATTTTTATGGTTCATAAACCGAAGTACGTTTTCCATCTTGCTGCTCAGATTAGTGTTTCGCGCTCGGTAAAAGACCCCATTGAAGATGCACGGATAAACATAACGGGCACGTTGAAATTGCTGGAGTTATCAGTAAAATACGGTGTTGAGAAATTCATATTCTCTTCCACGGGAGGAGCTATATACGGTGATGATGTTTCAACAATTCCGACACCTGAAACAGAATTTCCCAAACCTATTTCTCCTTATGGAATAGCCAAGTTTTCCGTTGAGAATTACCTGAGATTTTATAACTATCAGCATGGACTGAAATACGCTGTGCTGAGATATGCAAATGTTTATGGGCCACGACAGGATCCCCATGGGGAAGCCGGGGTTGTGGCAATATTCTCAGAAAGAATGCTTAAAGGCGAAGAGGTAATAATTTTCGGAGACGGTGAAAATATAAGGGATTATGTATATGTCTCTGACGTTGCAAAAGCCAACCTGCTTGCGATGGAAAAGCTTGAAAATGATGTGATTAATATATGTACAGGCATAGGAACATCCGTAAACCAGCTCTTTGAAGCATTAAGGAAAGCGACGGCATACGCAAAGAAACCGACTTATGCCGATCCGAGACCGGGCGATTTGAGGAAATCCATTTTAAGCTGGGAAAAAGCGAAAAGGCTTATGGGCTGGGAACCTTCTGTGAAACTGAATGATGGGCTGGTGAAAACAGTTGAATTCTTCAGAAAGAAGCTGGGAACCACTTAG